From the Mycoplasma putrefaciens KS1 genome, the window AAATTTCCTGAATTTAATTTAACAAAACGAATTGAGTATTATCGAACCAAAATTAAAGAATTAAATACTAATACTCAAGTGTTAGATGATTATGAACATTTAATTGACCAAATTTTAAAGCAAATGGATCATGAGACACCTTTACATAATGACTTATTTAGTTTTAATATGATTCAAACCAAAGATAATAAAATCTATTTTGTTGATTGAGAATATGCAACAATGGGTGATAAACACTTTGAATTAGCATATCTAATTGAAACATCACAAATGAGTAAAGAATGTGAAAATAAACTACTAGAAGTTTATCAAGATTATCATAAAGATAAGCTTTTACTATCTAAAATTTTTGTTAACTATATAGTTATTTTGTGAATTCGTACTCAAACACCACCCCCACATGATACAAAAGCTCTTGAGAACAGAATTTATCAATTAGTAAAAGAAATTTAATAATTTTCATACAAATAAAACTTTACTTAATTTATCTAGAATCCAAACTAAAATATTAAATAAATTATTAGACAGTGTTTTACAATCAAGTTTGATCTTTGAAGATAAAAAAACTGCTGATTTAGCAGTTTGAATATTATTTAACTATTTTGATATTTAATTCGTCTAATTGGTTATCACTTACATAATCAGGAGCGTTATTCATCACATCAACTCCAGACGAGTTCTTAGGAAAAGCAATGACATCTCTAATAGAATTAGTATTGGCTAGTATCATTGCAACTCGATCTAACCCCCAAGCAATCCCAGAATGATAAGGTGCACCGTATTTAAAAGCATTAATAAATCAACCAAAATTAATTTCAATTTCTTCAGAAGATAGTTCGATTGCATTAAACATTCTTTTTTGAATATCAGGATCAGTAATTCTCTGACTTCCTCCACCAATTTCAAAACCATTCATTACTAAATCATAAGCATAAGCTAAAGCTTGTTTTTTATTAGTATCAAAATCAGCTAAACTTTCTTGTTTTGGCATAGTAAATGGATGATGTGCAGCAAGATATCTTTGCTCTTGATCACTATATTCAAATAAAGGAAAATCAACCACTCATAAAACTTTAAACTGATCTTTTCTAGCCAAATCAAACATTTTAGCTAAACAAACTCTCACAGCACCCATTGCTTGAGAAATTTTGTCATATTTTCCACAATTAATTAAAATTGTTGAATTTGTTTTAATATCAAATTCTTTGATTAATTGTGCTTTTTCAGTTTCAGATAATTGACTTGCTAAACTACCACTTCATTGATTGTTTTCAAATTTTACAAATGCTAAAGAAGTAAAACCAAATTGTTTTAGTTGCTCAGTTAACTCTTCAAGTTGTTTTTTAGTTAATAATTTATCAATAGCTATTGCTCTAATATAATTAGAA encodes:
- a CDS encoding phosphotransferase yields the protein MRQKITKGGTNISYKVDDKFLQIKRHNSFNHKIDYSLLEIFDFVPKLLKNTATEIEWEFINGVEPIIDLTNIQIITKQIKQLHNSNLKFPEFNLTKRIEYYRTKIKELNTNTQVLDDYEHLIDQILKQMDHETPLHNDLFSFNMIQTKDNKIYFVDWEYATMGDKHFELAYLIETSQMSKECENKLLEVYQDYHKDKLLLSKIFVNYIVILWIRTQTPPPHDTKALENRIYQLVKEI